The sequence below is a genomic window from Acetivibrio clariflavus DSM 19732.
CAAACGAGATAATAATTACAATCAACAAAATCATGCCTTTAATAGTTATAGTTAATGAAAAAACAAATAAACCAAGCAAAATACAAAAAAGGAAAAACAATGTAGGGAAAACAATGATAAAACTCATCAATCCTAAACCTGCGACTGTGTAAAAAGCTCTTAAAATGTTCGGAATAGAGTTTTTTTGTTCTGCCATTCTCAACGAATAGTCAGCTATGAATTGCTTTGCCACAACTTCAGGATTTCCAAGAAACTCACATATTTCTTCTTCATTTCTCCCTTCCTGAATACCAATATTAAAATACTCCTCATAATCTTCTATTATGTACTTTTGCTCATCTTTCGGCAGTTTTTTTAACCGTCTAGATAAAATATTCATATACTCACTTTTTTTCATACGTCCTCCCGTTATTCTTAACAATATTGTTTACCCTTTCAACAAATTGGAACCATTCTTTTTCAAGCTTTTTTTTCGCCTCAATTCCTAATGGAGTTATCTTGTAATATTTCCTTGGGGGACCATCTATTGGTTCCTTCATATATGTTTCAAAATATCCATCATCGTATAACCTTTTAAGAAGAGGATATATCGTCCCATTGGACATTTCAATTTCCTCTGAAATTTTGTTAACTATTTCATATCCATAATAATCCCTTTCTGCAAGTAATGATAATACACACAATTCTAATACTCCCTTTTTAAACTGTATATTCATTTTCCACCTTCGTAAAATAATTTATAAAAATAAACTATCT
It includes:
- a CDS encoding DUF1700 domain-containing protein, translating into MKKSEYMNILSRRLKKLPKDEQKYIIEDYEEYFNIGIQEGRNEEEICEFLGNPEVVAKQFIADYSLRMAEQKNSIPNILRAFYTVAGLGLMSFIIVFPTLFFLFCILLGLFVFSLTITIKGMILLIVIIISFVNSSIAINGVDRLREIFLSTGLVTTGILLFLINIVIVKFIIGKVVRFLKSVAEKYGMGGNKK
- a CDS encoding PadR family transcriptional regulator encodes the protein MNIQFKKGVLELCVLSLLAERDYYGYEIVNKISEEIEMSNGTIYPLLKRLYDDGYFETYMKEPIDGPPRKYYKITPLGIEAKKKLEKEWFQFVERVNNIVKNNGRTYEKK